Proteins from a single region of Gemmatimonadaceae bacterium:
- a CDS encoding SusC/RagA family TonB-linked outer membrane protein yields MKNRVLTALMGLCLCAAPLAAQQKTVTGRVTSEQGTSLPGVSIVVRGTGAGTTTNNDGNYSVRVAVGQVLQFRSIGTAPEERTVGDANVINVQLRRVAASLDAIVVTAMGQTASQRQLGTAQQTVSGSDIAQTQRENFINALAGRVAGVDVTSTSGAPGASTSIVIRGVSSISSTNQPLMIVDGLPVDNKTTNTGNLASDSPTSALAFSNRNVDFTNRGADINPEDIESLTVLKGPEASALYGIDAANGAIVITTKRGRSGGGFDYSNSFRVEQVRAKPDIQSVYGPTGTVSISGEGYGSFTYFGTPYPSGTHTYNNIGNFFQTGATQRHNLSFSGGAPDSRLSYRISASSTKQQGVIPNTGMNKINLTGASQGQVTSWLIADLSMNYIYENNDQAYKGDDSPLLGLLVWPDTNNAANWLTPAGTRQRITGLSQSNEVDNPYFSVNKNKSNAKTNRVVTNAGFTFSPFAWGNFKTNIGADAYTSQDLLLRHPESAMSGTANGILDVNDDITRNIASQTLFNLNERPLVRGLSISGMLGNEVLDQKSTVDGAEGTNFLDPNFISINNAQAKSDRTVITQRRLVSAFGQATVNFRDYLYLSATGRNDWTSTIPVGANSFFYPSLSGSFIFTDAFPSLKKHMTGKLRAAVASVGRDAQPYSYRTTLEAKLTSFGGYGYGFTGPNPNLKPEFAHSSEFGTELGFLDNRLGIDATVYHKRTQNQIVQNLRESYGTGFILFNLNGASTENRGVEVSVRGTPMQRRDYSWDFLVNFAKAKGKTVSLPNALPESYVSDTWLYGNVRNGTEPGLSTMSLTGLFYLRNKNGQLEIDPTTGIPVRSTTFIDRGYDRQPDFTIGVSNDIRMKRATLSFLFDVRKGGDVFNATEHYLTVHGLATSTIDRYTPRIIPGVLRDGKENSANPTPNNIVIIPAYQTSYYTSMSEELFIEKNINWLRLRDVTLSYLLPERIGHNASAFVTATDVFLWTNYTGLDPIANGNDAAVGGSGGVGIDYGDFPIPRGINFGFKLSF; encoded by the coding sequence ATGAAGAACAGAGTGCTCACGGCCTTGATGGGACTGTGCCTCTGCGCGGCGCCACTGGCGGCGCAACAGAAAACAGTCACTGGCAGAGTCACGAGTGAACAGGGAACGTCGCTCCCCGGCGTCTCCATCGTCGTGCGCGGCACAGGAGCCGGCACGACGACGAACAACGACGGCAACTACTCCGTGCGGGTGGCGGTCGGGCAGGTGCTTCAGTTCCGATCGATCGGCACCGCGCCCGAAGAACGCACGGTCGGCGATGCGAATGTCATCAACGTCCAGCTGCGCCGCGTCGCCGCGTCGCTCGACGCCATCGTCGTCACGGCGATGGGGCAGACCGCGTCACAGCGGCAGCTCGGCACCGCGCAGCAGACGGTCAGCGGCAGCGACATCGCCCAGACGCAGCGTGAGAATTTCATCAACGCGCTGGCGGGCCGTGTCGCCGGGGTCGACGTCACCAGCACATCGGGTGCGCCGGGTGCCTCGACGTCGATCGTCATCCGCGGCGTGAGCTCGATCTCGAGCACGAACCAGCCGCTGATGATCGTCGACGGCCTGCCGGTTGACAACAAGACGACCAACACCGGCAACCTGGCCTCCGACTCGCCGACGTCCGCGCTGGCGTTCAGTAACCGCAACGTCGACTTCACGAACCGCGGCGCCGACATCAATCCCGAGGACATCGAATCGCTCACGGTCCTCAAGGGCCCCGAGGCGTCGGCCCTCTACGGTATCGACGCGGCGAACGGCGCGATCGTCATCACGACGAAGCGCGGCCGCAGCGGCGGTGGGTTCGACTACAGCAACAGCTTCCGCGTCGAGCAGGTCCGCGCGAAGCCGGATATTCAAAGCGTCTACGGGCCAACCGGCACGGTCAGCATCTCGGGCGAGGGCTACGGATCGTTCACTTACTTCGGCACACCATATCCCTCCGGCACCCACACCTACAACAACATCGGCAACTTCTTCCAGACCGGGGCCACGCAGCGGCACAACCTCTCGTTCAGCGGCGGCGCGCCGGACTCGAGGCTCTCGTACCGCATCTCCGCGTCGTCGACCAAACAGCAGGGTGTCATCCCGAACACGGGGATGAACAAGATCAATCTGACGGGAGCGTCGCAGGGGCAGGTCACATCCTGGCTCATTGCGGACCTGTCGATGAACTACATCTACGAGAACAACGACCAAGCCTATAAGGGCGACGACAGTCCGCTTCTCGGCTTGCTGGTGTGGCCGGACACGAACAACGCGGCGAATTGGCTCACCCCCGCCGGCACGCGGCAGCGCATCACGGGGCTGTCGCAGTCGAACGAGGTCGACAATCCGTACTTCTCGGTGAACAAGAACAAGAGCAACGCCAAGACGAACCGCGTGGTCACGAACGCCGGCTTCACCTTCTCTCCGTTCGCGTGGGGCAACTTCAAGACCAACATCGGGGCCGACGCCTACACGAGCCAGGATCTGCTGCTGCGCCATCCCGAAAGCGCGATGAGCGGCACGGCGAACGGCATCCTCGACGTCAACGACGACATCACCCGGAACATCGCCTCGCAGACGCTCTTCAACCTCAACGAACGTCCGCTCGTGAGGGGCCTGTCGATCAGCGGCATGCTGGGCAATGAGGTGCTCGACCAGAAGTCGACGGTCGATGGTGCCGAAGGCACCAACTTCCTCGATCCGAACTTCATCTCGATCAACAACGCTCAGGCCAAGTCGGACCGCACGGTCATCACGCAGCGGCGCCTCGTGAGCGCGTTCGGGCAAGCCACCGTCAACTTCCGCGACTACCTGTATCTCTCCGCGACCGGCCGAAACGACTGGACGTCGACGATCCCTGTCGGCGCAAACTCCTTCTTCTATCCGTCGCTGTCGGGAAGCTTCATCTTCACCGACGCATTCCCGTCGCTCAAGAAGCACATGACCGGTAAGCTGCGGGCCGCAGTTGCTTCGGTTGGTCGCGACGCGCAGCCCTACTCGTATCGGACGACGCTCGAGGCCAAGCTGACCTCGTTCGGCGGATACGGCTATGGCTTCACAGGCCCGAACCCGAACCTCAAGCCCGAGTTCGCGCATTCCAGCGAATTCGGCACGGAGCTCGGCTTTCTCGACAATCGCCTCGGTATCGACGCGACGGTCTACCACAAACGCACGCAGAACCAGATCGTCCAGAACCTCCGCGAGAGCTACGGCACGGGCTTCATCCTGTTCAACCTGAATGGCGCGTCGACGGAGAACCGAGGCGTGGAGGTATCGGTTCGCGGGACGCCGATGCAGCGACGCGATTACTCGTGGGACTTCCTGGTCAACTTTGCGAAGGCAAAGGGCAAGACCGTCTCGCTGCCGAACGCGCTTCCCGAGTCGTACGTCTCGGACACGTGGTTGTACGGCAACGTTCGCAACGGCACCGAGCCTGGTCTGTCGACCATGTCGCTCACCGGGTTGTTCTATCTCCGGAACAAGAACGGACAGCTTGAGATCGATCCGACCACCGGCATTCCGGTTCGCTCGACCACCTTCATCGATCGCGGCTACGATCGTCAGCCGGACTTCACGATCGGCGTGTCGAACGACATCCGGATGAAGCGGGCGACGCTGAGCTTCCTCTTCGACGTCCGCAAGGGCGGCGACGTCTTCAACGCCACTGAGCACTATCTCACGGTCCACGGCCTCGCGACGAGCACCATCGACCGCTACACGCCGCGAATCATTCCGGGCGTGCTCCGCGACGGAAAGGAGAACAGCGCCAATCCGACGCCGAACAACATCGTGATCATCCCCGCGTACCAGACGTCCTACTACACCTCGATGAGCGAGGAGCTGTTCATCGAGAAGAACATCAACTGGCTCCGGCTCCGCGACGTGACGCTGTCGTATCTGCTTCCCGAGCGCATCGGCCACAACGCCAGCGCGTTCGTCACGGCGACGGACGTCTTCCTGTGGACGAACTACACCGGCCTCGATCCGATCGCGAACGGCAACGACGCGGCGGTCGGCGGCTCGGGCGGCGTCGGCATCGACTACGGCGATTTCCCGATTCCGCGCGGCATCAACTTCGGCTTCAAATTGAGCTTCTGA
- a CDS encoding arginase family protein produces MRRLAPALWFALVLPIAASARAQSVRVALAKQPFSPTGTSEGPNTMASGGIQDSLARRGVAVRIEESKLTATQDTEYGAWKRLGWALGDYARIVAKNERDGYFTVGLYATCPSMPGMVAGLEHSDPSGRPLRIGMLWLDAHPDFNTPETTRSGSMGGMPVAIATGRALENLRLDATLDPPLRDEDVVMGAIRLTDPLEQGLLDHSKIQQLSVDDIRRITPAVWAQLDRLNSQVDKIYVHIDMDVLDPREVSMHVNKVPGGPSSEELAVLFERIFARYPKATAIGFATLPPSDPGGLSIAALNRMILGAVKGVRERSGPP; encoded by the coding sequence ATGCGCCGCCTCGCACCCGCGCTGTGGTTCGCGCTCGTCCTTCCGATCGCGGCATCGGCTCGCGCGCAATCGGTGCGAGTCGCACTCGCCAAACAGCCGTTCTCGCCGACCGGTACGTCGGAGGGACCGAATACGATGGCGAGCGGCGGCATTCAAGACTCGCTTGCCAGGCGAGGGGTGGCCGTTCGAATCGAAGAATCGAAACTCACGGCGACGCAGGACACCGAGTACGGCGCGTGGAAGCGCCTCGGCTGGGCGCTCGGCGATTACGCGCGGATCGTCGCGAAGAACGAGCGCGACGGGTATTTCACGGTGGGACTGTACGCGACGTGTCCGTCGATGCCGGGCATGGTCGCGGGATTGGAGCATTCGGATCCGAGCGGACGCCCGCTTCGAATCGGGATGCTGTGGCTCGACGCACATCCCGACTTCAACACGCCGGAAACGACGCGCAGCGGCTCGATGGGCGGTATGCCGGTCGCCATCGCGACCGGTCGCGCGCTCGAGAATCTGCGGCTCGACGCAACGCTCGATCCGCCGTTGCGTGACGAAGACGTGGTGATGGGCGCCATTCGCCTCACGGATCCGCTAGAGCAGGGTCTCCTCGATCATTCGAAGATTCAGCAGCTATCCGTCGACGACATTCGCCGGATCACGCCCGCCGTCTGGGCGCAGTTGGATCGGCTCAACTCACAGGTCGATAAGATTTACGTTCACATCGACATGGACGTGCTCGATCCGCGAGAAGTGTCGATGCACGTGAACAAAGTGCCGGGCGGTCCGTCGAGCGAGGAATTGGCGGTGCTGTTCGAACGGATCTTCGCGCGATATCCGAAGGCGACCGCGATCGGTTTCGCAACGCTTCCGCCGAGCGATCCAGGCGGCTTGTCGATCGCGGCGCTGAATCGGATGATCCTCGGCGCGGTCAAGGGCGTGCGCGAGCGCAGCGGACCCCCATAG
- the rpoC gene encoding DNA-directed RNA polymerase subunit beta' has product MIDFRSVREQRASSFDFIQVRIASPEEIRGPKDPKERERLELQGLRSWWSWGEVTKPETINYRSFKPEKDGLFCERIFGPVKDWECHCGKYKRIRYRGVICDRCGVEVTLSKVRRERMGHIELAVPVAHIWFFKTLPSPMGNLLDITLRDLEKVIYYSNYVVIEPGQQEVEVNQLLDEDEYLNLRTKAKEENDAAFLADIGAPAVRDLLRRLDVDKLAEDLRAQVVVETSQHRKKMLLKRLKIVDAFRNSGDSGDVRNRPEWMILDVVPVIPPDLRPLVPLDGGRFATSDLNDLYRRVINRNNRLQKLIMHRAPEVILRNEKRMLQEAVDALFDNGRRSKAIRGRGKRPLKSLSDMLKGKQGRFRQNLLGKRVDYSGRSVIVVGPELQLHQCGLPKLMALELFKPFIIHKLVEKGIAETVKRAKKIVERESPEVYEILEEIIRDHPVLLNRAPTLHRLGIQAFEPVLVEGKAIRIHPLVCAAFNADFDGDQMAVHVPLSFEAQLEARLLMLSSNNILKPSDGRPVAEPSQDIVLGCYFATKAPANFNSVDLKTLRRFTDVGEIEMELALNRLTRHSALLFWVNDSAGPRWEKTTAGRVLFNAIIPTELGYKNHDMKKKALSELVFESYRNAGLAGTVQFLDRLKEFGFANATRGGVSIGIEDLEIPAAKAGLLTEAEERVERFQRAYQTGNITNGERYNKVIDTWTHANSDIADEMVKSMRESKDGFNPVFMMFDSGSRGSRDQIRQLAGMRGLMAKPQKKLTGGIGEIIESPIKSNFREGLSPLEYFTSTHGARKGLADTALKTADAGYLTRRLVDVAQDVTISEEDCGTIQGLEVSALKEGEDIIEPLSERIVGNFAAEDVEDPHELDESGRRTLLVEAGQLIDEEKARVIEESGIETVKIRSVLTCEAKRGLCRMCYGRNLATMNVVDLGEAVGIIAAQSIGEPGTQLTLRTFHIGGTAARIAEQTARKSKVAGTVEYSDRLVVVTNPEKQRIVTSYEGEILIKSSGERNANIAARLQVPLGAILMVEDGSDVKRDQVIFTWDPYTNPILADVDGTVRFVDIVEEESVSEELDELTGLRQRVIIEDREKKLHPHIEIIQEKGGKEKRVRDFIIPAGAQLTVEDGQRIFPGTIIAKVGREAYKTRDITGGLPRVAELFEARRPKDPATISEIDGVVRFGEIKRGKREVFVAPINPDGSLDESREAQTYEVPAGKHLRVHEGDRVRAGDRISEGPVNPHDILRIKGPRAVQEYLLNEVQEVYRLQGVKINDKHIGVIVKQMLQKVRVMDPGETEFLEGEHVDRQIFRDENDRAKKKKETPATAEPLLLGITKASLTTQSFISAASFQETTRVLTDASIRGAKDDLLGLKENIIIGHLIPAGTGMYRYQDVEIALAVPEGFEPLPPLPAELPNVFSMADDEDSPFPPLPRPAIKGAE; this is encoded by the coding sequence ATGATTGATTTCCGAAGCGTGCGCGAACAGCGCGCCAGCTCGTTCGACTTCATTCAGGTCCGGATCGCCTCGCCAGAGGAAATCCGCGGACCCAAGGACCCCAAGGAGCGCGAGCGTCTCGAGCTCCAGGGGCTCCGCAGCTGGTGGTCGTGGGGCGAAGTCACCAAGCCCGAGACCATCAACTACCGCTCGTTCAAGCCGGAAAAGGACGGCTTGTTCTGCGAGCGGATTTTCGGTCCGGTCAAGGACTGGGAATGCCACTGCGGCAAATACAAGAGAATTCGCTATCGCGGTGTAATCTGCGACCGCTGCGGCGTCGAAGTGACCCTGAGCAAGGTGCGCCGCGAGCGCATGGGCCACATCGAGCTCGCCGTTCCCGTCGCGCATATCTGGTTCTTCAAGACGCTGCCGAGTCCGATGGGCAACCTGCTCGACATCACGCTGCGTGATCTCGAGAAGGTCATCTACTACTCGAACTACGTCGTCATCGAGCCCGGCCAGCAAGAGGTCGAAGTCAACCAGCTGCTCGACGAAGACGAGTACCTCAACCTTCGCACGAAGGCAAAGGAAGAGAACGACGCCGCGTTCCTCGCCGACATCGGCGCGCCCGCGGTTCGCGACCTCCTTCGCCGCCTCGACGTGGACAAGCTCGCCGAGGATCTGCGCGCGCAAGTCGTCGTCGAGACGTCGCAGCATCGCAAGAAAATGCTGCTCAAGCGGCTCAAGATCGTCGACGCGTTCCGCAACTCGGGCGATTCGGGCGACGTCCGCAACCGCCCCGAGTGGATGATTCTTGACGTCGTGCCGGTGATCCCACCCGATCTCCGCCCTCTCGTTCCATTGGACGGCGGACGATTCGCCACGTCGGACCTCAACGATCTCTATCGCCGCGTCATCAACAGAAACAATCGGCTCCAGAAGCTGATCATGCACCGCGCACCTGAAGTCATTCTCCGGAACGAGAAGAGAATGCTTCAAGAGGCGGTCGACGCGCTGTTCGACAACGGGCGCCGGTCGAAGGCGATCCGCGGCCGCGGCAAGCGTCCGCTCAAGTCGCTCTCCGACATGCTCAAGGGCAAGCAGGGCCGGTTCCGTCAAAATCTGTTGGGCAAGCGCGTGGACTACTCGGGCCGAAGCGTGATTGTTGTCGGCCCCGAGCTCCAGCTGCATCAGTGCGGGCTTCCTAAGCTCATGGCCCTCGAGCTGTTCAAGCCCTTTATCATCCATAAGCTCGTGGAAAAGGGCATCGCCGAGACGGTGAAGCGCGCCAAGAAGATCGTCGAGCGCGAGAGCCCTGAGGTCTACGAGATCTTGGAAGAAATTATCCGAGATCACCCTGTACTTCTGAATCGGGCGCCGACGCTTCATCGGCTCGGCATTCAGGCGTTCGAGCCGGTGCTCGTGGAAGGCAAGGCCATTCGTATTCACCCGCTCGTCTGCGCGGCGTTCAACGCCGACTTTGACGGCGACCAGATGGCCGTGCACGTGCCGCTCTCGTTCGAGGCGCAGCTCGAGGCGCGTCTGCTCATGCTCTCGAGCAACAACATCTTGAAGCCGTCGGACGGACGTCCGGTCGCTGAACCGAGCCAGGACATCGTGCTCGGGTGCTATTTCGCGACCAAGGCGCCGGCCAACTTCAACTCCGTCGACCTCAAGACGCTGCGCCGGTTCACCGACGTCGGCGAGATCGAGATGGAGCTCGCGCTCAACCGTCTCACGCGTCACAGCGCGCTCCTGTTCTGGGTCAACGACTCGGCTGGTCCGCGCTGGGAGAAGACCACGGCGGGTCGCGTGCTGTTCAACGCGATCATTCCGACGGAGCTCGGCTACAAGAACCACGACATGAAGAAAAAGGCGCTGTCGGAGCTCGTGTTCGAGTCGTATCGGAACGCGGGTCTCGCCGGCACCGTGCAGTTCCTCGACCGCCTCAAGGAATTCGGCTTCGCCAACGCCACGCGCGGCGGCGTGTCGATCGGCATCGAGGATCTCGAGATTCCGGCCGCGAAGGCGGGGCTCCTCACCGAAGCCGAGGAGCGCGTCGAGCGGTTCCAGCGCGCCTACCAGACGGGCAACATCACGAACGGTGAGCGCTACAACAAAGTCATCGACACGTGGACGCACGCCAACTCTGACATCGCCGACGAGATGGTCAAGTCGATGCGCGAGTCGAAGGACGGTTTCAACCCCGTGTTCATGATGTTCGATTCGGGTTCACGCGGCAGCCGGGACCAGATCCGGCAGCTCGCGGGAATGCGCGGACTCATGGCCAAGCCGCAGAAGAAGCTCACGGGCGGCATCGGCGAAATCATCGAGAGCCCGATCAAGTCGAACTTCCGTGAAGGTCTGTCGCCGCTCGAGTACTTCACGTCGACGCACGGCGCCCGGAAGGGTCTCGCCGACACGGCGCTCAAGACGGCCGACGCGGGCTACCTCACGCGCCGCCTCGTGGACGTCGCGCAGGACGTGACGATCAGCGAAGAAGACTGCGGTACGATCCAGGGTCTCGAGGTGTCGGCGCTGAAGGAAGGCGAGGACATCATCGAGCCGCTCTCGGAGCGTATCGTCGGCAACTTCGCCGCCGAGGACGTCGAGGATCCGCACGAGCTCGACGAGTCGGGACGCCGCACGCTGCTCGTCGAAGCCGGTCAGCTCATCGACGAGGAGAAGGCGCGCGTCATCGAAGAGTCGGGCATCGAAACGGTCAAGATTCGCTCCGTCCTCACCTGCGAGGCGAAGCGCGGTCTCTGCCGCATGTGCTACGGCCGCAACCTGGCGACGATGAACGTCGTCGACCTGGGCGAAGCGGTCGGTATCATCGCCGCGCAGTCGATCGGTGAGCCGGGCACGCAGCTCACGCTGCGCACGTTCCACATCGGTGGAACGGCCGCTCGTATTGCCGAGCAGACGGCGCGCAAGTCGAAGGTGGCGGGCACGGTCGAGTACTCCGACCGGCTCGTCGTCGTCACCAATCCCGAGAAGCAGCGCATCGTGACGTCGTATGAGGGCGAGATCCTCATCAAGTCGAGCGGCGAGCGCAACGCCAACATCGCCGCGCGCCTGCAAGTGCCGCTCGGCGCGATCCTGATGGTCGAAGACGGATCGGACGTCAAGCGCGACCAGGTGATCTTCACCTGGGATCCCTACACCAACCCGATTCTCGCCGACGTGGACGGCACCGTTCGGTTCGTCGACATCGTGGAAGAAGAGTCGGTGTCCGAGGAGCTCGACGAGCTCACGGGCTTGCGCCAGCGCGTGATCATCGAGGACCGGGAAAAGAAGCTCCACCCGCACATCGAGATCATCCAGGAGAAGGGCGGCAAGGAGAAGCGCGTGCGCGACTTCATCATCCCGGCGGGCGCGCAGCTCACCGTGGAAGATGGACAGCGCATCTTCCCCGGTACGATCATCGCCAAGGTCGGCCGCGAAGCGTACAAGACGCGCGACATCACGGGCGGTCTGCCCCGAGTCGCCGAGTTGTTCGAAGCGCGCAGGCCGAAGGATCCGGCGACGATCTCCGAGATCGATGGGGTCGTGCGGTTCGGTGAAATCAAGAGAGGCAAGCGCGAAGTCTTCGTCGCGCCGATCAATCCGGACGGTTCGCTCGACGAGTCACGCGAGGCGCAGACCTACGAAGTGCCCGCGGGCAAACACCTTCGCGTGCACGAAGGCGACCGCGTCCGGGCCGGTGACCGTATCTCCGAGGGTCCGGTCAATCCGCACGACATTCTGCGGATCAAGGGCCCGCGCGCCGTGCAGGAATATCTGCTCAACGAAGTGCAGGAGGTCTACCGCCTGCAGGGCGTGAAAATCAACGACAAGCACATCGGCGTCATCGTCAAGCAGATGCTGCAGAAGGTGCGCGTCATGGATCCGGGCGAGACCGAGTTCCTCGAAGGGGAGCACGTGGATCGTCAGATCTTCCGCGACGAGAACGATCGGGCCAAGAAGAAGAAGGAAACGCCGGCGACGGCGGAGCCGCTCCTTCTCGGTATCACGAAGGCGAGTCTCACGACGCAGTCCTTTATATCTGCTGCGTCGTTTCAAGAAACGACGCGGGTGCTCACCGACGCTTCAATTCGGGGAGCAAAGGACGACCTCCTCGGCCTCAAGGAGAACATCATCATCGGTCACCTCATCCCGGCCGGTACGGGTATGTACCGGTATCAGGATGTCGAGATCGCGCTCGCGGTGCCGGAAGGCTTCGAGCCGCTTCCGCCACTGCCGGCCGAGCTGCCGAACGTCTTCTCGATGGCCGACGACGAAGATTCACCGTTCCCGCCGCTTCCGCGGCCGGCGATCAAAGGCGCCGAGTAG